The following coding sequences lie in one Heyndrickxia oleronia genomic window:
- a CDS encoding arginase family protein, whose protein sequence is MGLLNNGITIMNFDETYISQKELQQFPHENINIQHLLHVNLFCQEDSLKLLKSYLEKRKQKGITLIGNGNYHYVTYLLLSEICQPFTLVLFDNHPDLEIKQKGETILSCGSWVSFALANNPLLKNVVIIGPTNIKLHHLNVPRTIIYPFNKNQQYSLKSIISSIHTEIVYVSIDKDVLNTNEVTTNWDQGMMSIHSLTHYLSSILQAKQVIGVDICGEVKMSPEQVLLPNYQTIIKKNAMVNRQLLTTCLKYSNCKKMGA, encoded by the coding sequence ATGGGGTTATTAAATAACGGAATAACCATCATGAACTTTGACGAAACGTATATTTCTCAGAAGGAACTTCAACAATTTCCCCATGAAAATATTAATATTCAACATTTACTTCATGTGAATCTCTTTTGCCAAGAAGATTCTTTGAAATTATTAAAAAGCTATCTAGAAAAAAGAAAGCAAAAAGGAATAACACTTATTGGAAATGGGAATTATCATTATGTTACCTATTTATTGTTAAGTGAAATCTGTCAACCGTTTACACTTGTTTTATTTGATAATCATCCTGATCTGGAAATAAAACAAAAAGGTGAAACTATACTTTCATGTGGATCATGGGTTTCTTTTGCTTTAGCAAATAACCCCCTTTTAAAAAATGTAGTGATAATAGGACCGACAAATATAAAATTACACCACCTGAATGTCCCACGAACAATTATCTATCCTTTTAATAAAAACCAACAATATTCATTAAAATCAATAATTTCTTCAATTCATACCGAGATTGTATATGTAAGCATCGATAAAGATGTTCTAAATACAAATGAGGTTACAACAAATTGGGACCAAGGAATGATGAGTATTCATTCATTAACTCATTATTTATCATCCATTTTACAAGCTAAACAAGTCATTGGTGTGGATATATGTGGTGAAGTGAAAATGTCACCAGAGCAAGTTCTTCTACCAAACTATCAAACTATTATTAAAAAAAATGCTATGGTTAATCGACAATTATTAACAACCTGTCTTAAATATAGTAACTGTAAAAAAATGGGGGCATAA